From one Flavobacterium kingsejongi genomic stretch:
- a CDS encoding glycine--tRNA ligase, giving the protein MAKQEDLFKNVVSHAKEYGFIFPSSEIYDGLSAVYDYAQNGVELKKNIREYWWKSMVQMHENIVGIDASILMHPTTWKASGHVDAFNDPLIDNKDSKRRYRADVLIEDYAEKLNQKAQKEIEKARARFGDAFNEEEFVTTNARVMEYKAREREILERMAKSLGDENLADVKALIEELEIADPETGSKNWTEVRQFNLMFGTKLGASADSAMDLYLRPETAQGIFVNFLNVQKSGRMKIPFGIAQTGKAFRNEIVARQFIFRMREFEQMEMQFFVRPGEEMKYYDYWKATRLSWHLSLGLGKENYRFHDHEKLAHYANAAADIEFNFPFGFKELEGIHSRTDFDLKAHEQFSGRKLQYFDTELNQNYVPYVVETSVGLDRMFLAVFSNSLKEETLEDGSTRTVLKLPAVLAPTKAAVLPLVKKDGLPEVAKTIIEDLKWDFNVAYDEKDAVGRRYRRQDALGTPFCITVDHQTLEDQTVTIRHRDTMKQDRVEISALRDIINDEVSMKKWLMKMK; this is encoded by the coding sequence ATGGCAAAACAAGAAGACTTATTTAAGAATGTAGTTTCGCATGCAAAAGAATACGGATTTATATTTCCGTCAAGCGAAATTTATGATGGTTTGAGTGCAGTATATGACTATGCACAAAACGGAGTAGAATTAAAGAAAAACATAAGGGAATATTGGTGGAAATCCATGGTTCAGATGCATGAAAACATCGTCGGGATTGACGCTTCCATATTGATGCATCCTACCACCTGGAAAGCTTCCGGTCACGTAGATGCTTTCAATGACCCGCTAATCGATAACAAAGATTCCAAACGCCGGTACAGAGCCGATGTCCTGATTGAAGATTATGCAGAAAAATTAAACCAAAAAGCGCAGAAGGAGATCGAAAAAGCGAGAGCCCGTTTCGGTGACGCTTTTAACGAAGAGGAATTTGTGACTACAAATGCCCGCGTGATGGAATATAAAGCCCGGGAAAGAGAAATCTTGGAGCGCATGGCAAAATCATTGGGTGATGAAAACCTGGCTGATGTAAAAGCCTTGATAGAAGAACTCGAGATTGCCGATCCGGAAACAGGATCTAAAAACTGGACGGAAGTACGGCAGTTTAACCTGATGTTTGGTACGAAATTAGGTGCTTCGGCTGATAGTGCTATGGATTTGTACCTGCGTCCTGAGACTGCTCAGGGGATTTTTGTGAATTTCCTGAATGTACAGAAATCCGGAAGGATGAAAATACCTTTTGGTATTGCCCAAACCGGGAAAGCATTCCGAAACGAGATTGTAGCCCGACAATTCATCTTCCGTATGCGTGAATTTGAACAGATGGAAATGCAGTTTTTTGTGCGTCCGGGCGAAGAGATGAAATATTATGACTACTGGAAAGCGACACGACTGAGCTGGCACCTTTCTTTGGGATTAGGAAAAGAAAACTATCGCTTCCACGACCATGAAAAATTGGCGCATTATGCTAACGCTGCTGCAGATATCGAATTTAATTTCCCATTTGGATTTAAAGAACTTGAAGGAATCCATTCCAGAACCGATTTTGACCTTAAAGCACACGAGCAGTTTTCCGGAAGGAAATTACAATATTTTGATACAGAATTAAATCAGAATTATGTACCTTATGTAGTGGAAACTTCTGTAGGACTGGACAGGATGTTCCTGGCAGTTTTTTCAAATTCCCTGAAAGAGGAAACATTGGAAGACGGTTCTACAAGAACGGTATTAAAACTCCCTGCAGTATTGGCGCCAACAAAAGCGGCAGTATTGCCTTTAGTAAAGAAAGATGGACTTCCCGAGGTCGCAAAAACGATCATTGAAGACCTGAAATGGGATTTTAATGTGGCATATGACGAGAAAGATGCTGTTGGAAGACGGTACAGACGACAGGATGCACTGGGTACTCCATTTTGTATAACGGTAGATCACCAGACTCTGGAAGATCAAACCGTTACGATTCGCCATCGGGATACTATGAAACAGGATCGTGTTGAGATTTCTGCCCTTAGAGACATCATCAATGATGAGGTTTCCATGAAAAAATGGCTAATGAAAATGAAATAA
- a CDS encoding ComF family protein, giving the protein MLQNLINLLFPKTCPGCTASLETHEHILCTHCRHELPLTRQHLVKENDSYGKFYGRLPLEHISALLLFHKKGIVQQLIHHLKYKGHQEIGTLLGDWYAPDLRNSLITVDAIIPVPLHPKRLRERGYNQVTTFASALSRNLEIPIADQLLFRTSYAKTQTQKNLFSRTEVRESPFAAKFDTADHNKHYLIVDDVLTSGATMEACGKALLEIPGTKLSIVTMAVAHS; this is encoded by the coding sequence ATGCTGCAAAACCTGATCAATCTCCTGTTTCCCAAAACCTGCCCGGGCTGTACTGCCTCCCTCGAAACTCATGAACACATACTCTGTACCCATTGCCGCCATGAATTGCCTTTAACACGTCAACATTTGGTCAAAGAAAATGATTCCTATGGCAAATTTTACGGCCGTTTACCCCTCGAACATATTTCTGCACTGCTTCTTTTTCATAAAAAAGGAATTGTACAGCAGCTCATACACCATCTAAAATACAAAGGCCACCAGGAAATTGGGACCTTGCTCGGCGACTGGTATGCACCTGACCTTCGGAATTCCCTTATTACTGTTGATGCTATTATACCAGTTCCTTTACATCCAAAAAGATTGCGGGAACGCGGTTATAACCAGGTCACCACTTTTGCGAGCGCCCTTTCCAGGAATCTTGAAATCCCGATAGCCGATCAATTGCTATTCCGAACTTCTTATGCCAAAACACAGACTCAAAAGAACCTGTTCTCCCGTACGGAAGTCCGTGAAAGCCCATTTGCGGCAAAATTTGATACCGCAGACCACAACAAACATTACCTGATCGTTGACGATGTGCTCACCTCCGGAGCCACGATGGAAGCTTGCGGAAAAGCATTACTGGAAATTCCGGGTACCAAATTGAGTATCGTAACTATGGCTGTTGCACATTCCTGA
- a CDS encoding Ig-like domain-containing protein, which produces MLNKRLLFYFFIFALIVVSCAKRGSITGGEKDITPPKMTGSSPENFSTGFTGKMIKITFDEYVKLKGINKQLIVSPPMKKMPNITPQGTANRQVTIQIYDTLQPNTTYSFNFGESIEDNNEGNKFQQFKYVFSTGSYIDSLSLKGRIKDAYNKEPDNYVTVMLYEVNDSYTDSIVYKENPRYITNTLDSMKTFSLDNLKEGKYLLVALKDKNNNYKFDPKQDKIGFHNEFITVPNDTVYEIELFKEILPFKALRPTQASGNKLLMGYEGTSKNLKAEVRDGSRLLPSIITQYPEKDSVYIWYPPIKADSLNVILKTDLTKNEFSVKIKNQKNDTLSLSSDTKEMNFRNNLALRSSVPLRKFDKSLMQLIKKDSTQVPFTTVYDSLDMRMEFVFEKEELEKYSLTLFPGAVTDYMGSVNDTLKMSGSTRTFATYGNLKLTLQNVKSYPVIVELTNAKGEVMASAYSEKENIINFFNINPALYTIRVIYDENKNRIWDTGNFLEKRQTEQVIYYPKEIDVRANWDVDQVFNLAP; this is translated from the coding sequence ATGCTGAACAAACGCCTTTTATTCTATTTCTTTATTTTCGCCCTTATTGTGGTCAGCTGTGCCAAACGCGGAAGTATCACCGGTGGCGAAAAAGACATCACACCCCCTAAAATGACAGGCAGTTCTCCCGAGAATTTCAGCACCGGATTCACCGGCAAGATGATCAAGATTACATTTGATGAATATGTCAAATTAAAAGGCATCAATAAACAACTTATTGTATCACCTCCGATGAAAAAAATGCCGAATATTACTCCGCAAGGAACGGCAAATCGCCAGGTTACGATTCAGATTTATGACACTTTGCAGCCCAATACTACGTATAGTTTTAATTTTGGTGAAAGTATCGAAGACAACAATGAAGGCAATAAATTCCAGCAATTCAAGTATGTTTTCTCTACAGGTTCCTATATTGATTCCTTATCGCTTAAGGGACGTATCAAAGATGCTTATAATAAAGAACCCGATAATTATGTAACCGTCATGCTGTATGAGGTGAATGACAGCTACACGGATTCGATTGTATACAAAGAAAACCCAAGGTACATTACCAATACTCTGGACAGTATGAAAACCTTTAGCCTGGACAACCTGAAAGAGGGAAAATACCTTCTGGTAGCCTTAAAGGATAAAAACAATAACTATAAATTTGATCCGAAACAGGATAAAATAGGATTTCATAATGAGTTCATTACTGTTCCAAATGACACCGTGTATGAAATCGAATTATTTAAAGAAATCCTGCCTTTCAAAGCCTTACGCCCTACACAGGCTTCCGGAAACAAACTCCTTATGGGTTATGAAGGAACCTCAAAAAATCTAAAAGCGGAAGTACGCGACGGCTCCAGACTTTTACCATCCATTATCACACAATATCCCGAAAAAGATTCCGTCTATATCTGGTATCCTCCCATAAAAGCAGACTCCCTGAATGTGATTTTAAAAACAGATCTTACTAAAAATGAGTTCAGTGTTAAAATCAAAAATCAAAAAAACGATACGCTTAGCTTATCATCCGATACTAAAGAAATGAATTTTCGCAATAATCTTGCTTTGCGATCGTCAGTGCCTTTGCGTAAATTTGATAAATCACTAATGCAGCTCATCAAAAAGGACTCAACGCAGGTTCCTTTTACTACTGTCTATGATAGCCTGGACATGCGTATGGAATTTGTTTTCGAGAAAGAAGAACTGGAAAAGTACAGCCTTACACTATTCCCCGGTGCTGTTACCGATTACATGGGAAGCGTCAATGACACTCTGAAAATGAGTGGCTCAACCCGTACTTTTGCAACTTATGGGAATCTCAAACTCACTTTACAGAATGTAAAGTCCTATCCTGTCATTGTGGAGTTAACCAATGCCAAAGGAGAAGTTATGGCATCCGCCTACAGCGAAAAAGAAAATATCATTAACTTTTTCAATATCAATCCGGCACTTTATACGATTCGTGTCATTTATGACGAAAATAAAAACCGCATCTGGGATACCGGAAACTTCCTGGAAAAACGACAAACAGAACAGGTCATTTATTATCCCAAGGAAATTGACGTCCGGGCGAATTGGGATGTAGATCAGGTTTTTAATTTAGCGCCCTGA
- a CDS encoding amidohydrolase produces the protein MKIKLLQAALVWEDPEANRKYFEKEIATLDETTDLIVLPEMFTTGFTMHPVKNAETMEGRTVTWMKSMVVQAQAALCGSLIIQEDNAYYNRMLFVTPDGLVEYYDKRHLFTLAGEETVYTAGQDKKIVGHKGWKICLMVCYDLRFPAFSRNLEDYDLLLYVANWPEKRIQAWNILLQARAIENMCYVAGVNRVGEDGNGHAYNGQSQVFDYMGNPLTEHKDVAAVLTIAIAQKPMYEARSHFGFLNDRDRITIG, from the coding sequence ATGAAAATTAAGCTATTACAAGCGGCACTTGTTTGGGAGGATCCTGAAGCCAATCGAAAGTATTTTGAAAAAGAGATTGCCACTTTGGACGAAACTACGGACTTAATCGTTTTACCGGAGATGTTTACAACGGGCTTTACCATGCATCCGGTTAAAAATGCGGAGACTATGGAGGGCAGGACGGTAACATGGATGAAATCGATGGTAGTACAAGCCCAAGCAGCCCTTTGTGGGAGTTTGATCATCCAGGAGGATAACGCATATTATAATCGTATGCTTTTTGTTACTCCCGATGGATTAGTAGAATATTATGATAAAAGACATCTTTTTACACTGGCAGGAGAAGAAACAGTATATACGGCAGGACAGGATAAAAAAATAGTAGGGCATAAGGGATGGAAAATCTGCCTGATGGTTTGCTATGATTTGCGTTTTCCTGCTTTTTCCCGAAATTTAGAAGATTATGACCTACTGCTGTATGTAGCCAACTGGCCTGAAAAAAGAATACAGGCCTGGAATATACTGCTACAGGCAAGGGCAATCGAAAACATGTGTTACGTAGCCGGTGTGAATCGCGTTGGAGAAGATGGTAATGGGCATGCCTATAACGGACAGTCACAGGTATTCGATTACATGGGAAATCCATTAACAGAACACAAAGATGTAGCGGCTGTTTTGACCATTGCAATAGCACAAAAACCAATGTACGAAGCCAGGTCTCATTTTGGTTTTCTAAATGATAGGGATCGTATTACCATAGGCTGA
- a CDS encoding MarR family winged helix-turn-helix transcriptional regulator — protein sequence MDSLHLNNQLCFPIYALSRQMTALYRPHLDKMGLTYPQYLVMLALWEHETVSVKKLGNLLWLDSGTLTPLLKRMEENELLSRSRSKTDERVVNISLSDKGKTLRESAKDLPDLLKQQLENDGVQLEQLRAQLQQLLAVTTAQCKL from the coding sequence ATGGATTCTTTACACCTCAACAATCAGCTTTGCTTTCCGATTTATGCTTTATCGCGTCAAATGACGGCCTTATACCGCCCCCATCTGGACAAAATGGGATTGACCTATCCGCAATACCTGGTAATGTTAGCGCTTTGGGAACATGAAACGGTATCGGTAAAAAAACTGGGGAATTTATTATGGCTCGACAGCGGCACATTGACTCCCCTCCTTAAACGTATGGAAGAAAATGAATTATTGAGCCGTAGCCGTTCTAAAACAGATGAACGTGTGGTTAATATTAGCCTGTCCGATAAAGGAAAAACCCTTCGTGAATCTGCCAAAGATCTTCCGGATCTGCTAAAACAGCAACTTGAAAATGATGGTGTACAACTCGAGCAGTTACGTGCTCAATTACAACAACTCTTAGCTGTTACTACAGCGCAATGCAAACTATAA
- a CDS encoding type 1 glutamine amidotransferase domain-containing protein yields the protein MKILIIATSHSELGTTGHKTGLWLEELAAPYYTFVDNGIAITLASPKGGAIPMDPKSDDPDSQTEATIRFKADSAAVAVLQNSVPLSQIHPEEYDAVFVPGGHGPMWDIADNPEVNTILEYFTSNNKPIGSVCHGVAALVGVKDAKGQPLVAGKKITSFTNTEEELVQLTKIVPFLLETRLKTLGAEYSKKGDFAPYTVIDGKLVTGQNPASSVGTAEAILQLLK from the coding sequence ATGAAAATTCTAATTATTGCTACTTCACATTCTGAATTGGGGACAACTGGCCATAAAACCGGCCTTTGGCTGGAAGAACTGGCTGCACCCTATTATACCTTCGTTGATAATGGCATAGCGATCACACTTGCTTCTCCAAAAGGTGGGGCAATCCCAATGGATCCTAAAAGTGATGATCCGGATTCCCAAACTGAAGCTACCATACGCTTTAAGGCCGATAGTGCTGCAGTAGCAGTACTCCAAAATTCCGTACCGCTTTCGCAAATTCATCCAGAGGAGTATGATGCTGTCTTTGTTCCTGGCGGCCATGGCCCAATGTGGGATATCGCAGATAATCCGGAGGTGAATACAATCCTGGAGTACTTTACTTCCAACAACAAGCCTATAGGTTCTGTATGTCATGGTGTTGCAGCACTTGTAGGGGTAAAAGACGCGAAAGGCCAGCCTTTGGTAGCCGGTAAAAAAATCACCTCTTTTACCAATACCGAAGAAGAGTTGGTGCAATTAACGAAAATTGTCCCATTTCTATTGGAAACCCGCCTAAAAACACTGGGAGCCGAATACAGCAAAAAAGGGGATTTTGCCCCTTATACCGTCATTGATGGCAAATTAGTCACAGGACAAAATCCTGCTTCTTCCGTGGGAACTGCAGAAGCCATTTTACAACTTTTAAAATAA
- a CDS encoding organic hydroperoxide resistance protein — protein MEALYTAAATATGGRNGQVKSSDGVLDIEVRMPKSLGGSGDGYTNPEQLFAAGYAACFDSALNLIIKTEKIKTGTTTVTAEVSLIKTETGGFALAVTLTANIPRVTSEQANELIEKAHQVCPYSNATHNNIDVQLSVTVND, from the coding sequence ATGGAAGCATTATATACCGCAGCAGCTACGGCTACCGGAGGCAGAAACGGACAGGTAAAAAGTTCTGACGGCGTACTGGATATTGAAGTACGCATGCCAAAATCACTTGGGGGATCGGGAGACGGTTATACCAATCCGGAACAACTTTTCGCAGCAGGTTATGCGGCTTGTTTTGACAGCGCACTGAACCTCATTATAAAAACAGAGAAGATCAAAACCGGTACGACCACCGTCACAGCTGAAGTAAGCCTGATTAAAACCGAAACAGGTGGTTTTGCCCTGGCTGTAACCTTAACCGCAAACATACCCAGAGTGACATCGGAGCAGGCAAACGAACTGATCGAAAAAGCACACCAGGTTTGCCCGTATTCCAACGCGACACACAACAATATTGACGTACAACTTTCAGTAACGGTAAACGATTAA
- a CDS encoding NAD(P)H-dependent oxidoreductase, translated as MKLLDALQWRYATKKFDPAKKVAPELVDQIIEAAWLAPSSSGLQPYELFVITNQELKEKMVANGMNQQLITDASHLLVFAAWDNYTEARIDNIYAHTTTERGLPADRFKEYTDRLKAMYLDRPSELNFAHAARQAYISFGLALAAAAELRVDATPVEGFDSNLVDEVLQLKEKGLKSVTLLPLGYRDTENDWLVNQKKVRQPKSIFLTEIK; from the coding sequence ATGAAATTATTAGATGCGCTACAATGGCGTTATGCAACGAAAAAATTTGACCCGGCTAAAAAAGTAGCTCCGGAATTAGTAGACCAAATTATAGAAGCAGCCTGGTTAGCCCCAAGCTCTTCAGGATTACAACCTTATGAATTATTTGTTATTACCAACCAGGAACTTAAGGAAAAGATGGTCGCTAATGGGATGAACCAACAGTTGATTACTGATGCGTCGCACTTGTTAGTCTTCGCAGCCTGGGATAATTATACCGAAGCCCGAATTGACAACATTTATGCACACACGACTACTGAGCGTGGGCTTCCGGCCGATCGTTTTAAAGAATACACCGATCGTCTCAAAGCCATGTATCTTGATCGCCCATCGGAATTAAACTTCGCCCATGCTGCGCGTCAGGCTTACATCTCTTTTGGTCTTGCATTGGCTGCAGCCGCAGAACTTCGGGTCGATGCAACACCGGTAGAAGGTTTTGACAGCAATTTGGTGGATGAGGTATTGCAACTGAAAGAAAAAGGTTTAAAAAGTGTTACGCTATTACCATTAGGCTATCGTGATACTGAAAATGACTGGCTCGTCAATCAAAAAAAGGTTCGCCAGCCCAAATCAATATTTCTCACTGAGATCAAATAA
- a CDS encoding GH92 family glycosyl hydrolase, whose product MKYYIALVFFFMLVSAHSQKLYRYVNPMIGTGGHGHTFPGATVPFGMVQASPDTRTDGSWDGCSGYHYSDSLIYGFSHTHLNGTGVSDFGDIMLMPTMGQPMLQPKEYASGFSHNNEVTAAGFYSVVLDKDDIAVELTATPRGAMHRYTFSKSGQANIILDLNHRDHLLMGEVRVINDRTIEVLRRSEAWARDQYVFARIEFDQPMTITKVNNNAFAPAKTTDTFFAGSLLAISFSKQVKKGAVLQVKVALSPTGHEGAAKNRAKELPHWNFNKIRKAAEKLWEKELSKIEITTADSEKKTIFYSALYHTMMQPNIAMDVDGKYRGRDNEIHHADGFDYYSVFSLWDTFRAAHPLYTLIDRKRTADYINTFLKQYEQGGRLPVWELASNETDCMIGYHSVSVMADAMTKGITGFDYAKALEASKHSAMLDHLGLKAYKDNGFISIDDEHESVSKTVEYAYDDWCIAQMALLLEQKDTYQYFMKRSQSWKNVFNPVTTFMQPKKNGGWDTPFDPKEVNNNFTEGNSWQYSFFVPQDIPGMIEAYGGAVAFEAKLDEMFTSPSATTGREQVDITGLIGQYAHGNEPSHHMAYLYNYIGKPEKTTAKVHYILDDFYKNTPDGLIGNEDCGQMSAWYVLSAMGMYAVTPGIPEWSTTVPYFDKVIIHLENGTTATITKNSTAEDLKKIGISAEVLKTKPYNLIVPVPVITAASKSFQTPLTITITAETNTTVFYNVQDQERNSAPVFSKYSAPFTISSSSTIQAYVLRGDDKSHTVTASYYKKPNDYGITLQSVYNPQYHAGGPDGLIDGIRGDENWRKGDWQGYQGQDFEAIIDRKKATKISHFSARFLQDSRAWIVMPTKVEYYGSDDGIHFKLLQTIVNKLPIREERTTIVDFEATVPETTARYIKVKAYNYGQLPEWHQGFGGNAFIFIDEITIR is encoded by the coding sequence ATGAAATATTATATAGCGCTGGTATTCTTCTTTATGCTCGTATCAGCCCACAGTCAGAAGCTGTATCGCTATGTCAATCCGATGATTGGAACGGGTGGTCATGGACATACTTTTCCAGGCGCTACCGTTCCTTTCGGAATGGTACAGGCATCTCCGGATACGCGTACCGATGGCAGTTGGGACGGGTGTAGCGGCTACCATTATAGCGATTCCCTCATCTATGGTTTTTCCCATACCCATCTTAATGGGACAGGTGTTTCTGATTTTGGCGATATTATGCTGATGCCCACTATGGGACAGCCCATGCTACAACCTAAGGAATATGCTTCGGGTTTTTCCCATAATAACGAGGTTACCGCTGCTGGTTTTTATAGTGTAGTATTGGACAAAGACGATATTGCTGTGGAGCTGACCGCCACTCCAAGAGGTGCTATGCACCGTTACACCTTTTCGAAAAGTGGGCAGGCCAATATTATACTCGACCTGAATCATAGAGATCACCTCCTGATGGGCGAAGTACGGGTGATCAATGACAGGACGATTGAGGTTTTGCGGAGAAGTGAAGCCTGGGCACGTGACCAGTATGTTTTTGCACGGATTGAATTCGATCAGCCGATGACCATCACTAAAGTGAATAATAATGCTTTTGCCCCTGCTAAAACAACTGATACTTTTTTTGCGGGCAGCCTTTTAGCGATCAGCTTTTCGAAGCAGGTTAAAAAAGGAGCTGTTTTGCAGGTAAAAGTGGCCTTGTCACCCACAGGACACGAAGGTGCCGCCAAAAATAGGGCGAAGGAGCTGCCACACTGGAACTTTAATAAAATCCGGAAAGCCGCAGAAAAGCTTTGGGAGAAAGAGCTCTCAAAAATCGAAATTACAACTGCAGACAGCGAAAAGAAAACCATATTTTATTCTGCCCTTTATCATACGATGATGCAACCGAATATCGCAATGGATGTGGATGGCAAGTACCGCGGAAGGGATAATGAAATACACCACGCGGACGGATTTGACTATTACTCCGTATTCTCCCTTTGGGATACTTTCCGGGCAGCACATCCGCTGTATACGCTTATTGATAGGAAAAGGACGGCAGATTATATCAATACATTTTTAAAGCAATATGAACAGGGAGGACGATTGCCCGTCTGGGAACTGGCCTCTAATGAAACCGATTGTATGATTGGATACCACTCCGTATCCGTAATGGCTGATGCGATGACGAAAGGGATCACAGGATTTGATTATGCAAAAGCACTCGAAGCCTCAAAACATAGTGCGATGCTGGATCATTTGGGATTGAAAGCCTATAAGGATAATGGCTTTATCAGTATTGATGATGAACATGAAAGTGTTTCCAAAACGGTAGAATATGCCTATGATGATTGGTGTATTGCCCAAATGGCGCTGCTGTTGGAACAAAAGGACACATACCAGTATTTTATGAAGCGTTCCCAATCGTGGAAAAATGTATTTAATCCGGTTACCACTTTTATGCAGCCCAAGAAAAATGGCGGTTGGGATACCCCTTTTGATCCAAAGGAAGTAAACAATAATTTTACCGAAGGGAATTCGTGGCAGTATTCTTTTTTTGTTCCTCAGGATATCCCCGGTATGATTGAAGCATACGGCGGCGCAGTAGCTTTTGAAGCCAAACTCGATGAAATGTTTACAAGCCCTTCGGCAACTACGGGGCGGGAACAGGTAGATATCACAGGACTGATCGGGCAGTATGCACATGGTAATGAGCCCAGCCATCATATGGCTTATTTGTATAACTATATTGGAAAACCTGAAAAAACTACAGCCAAGGTGCACTACATCCTTGATGATTTTTATAAAAACACACCCGATGGATTGATTGGGAATGAGGATTGTGGGCAAATGAGTGCCTGGTATGTCCTGAGTGCTATGGGCATGTATGCCGTTACACCCGGAATCCCCGAATGGAGCACCACTGTTCCTTATTTTGACAAGGTTATAATTCACCTCGAAAATGGGACTACAGCGACGATCACAAAAAACAGTACTGCAGAGGATTTGAAGAAGATTGGCATATCTGCAGAGGTTCTGAAAACAAAACCCTATAATCTGATTGTTCCGGTTCCGGTCATTACTGCCGCTTCTAAATCCTTTCAAACGCCGTTGACTATTACAATTACTGCTGAGACCAATACTACTGTTTTTTATAATGTTCAGGATCAGGAACGTAATTCGGCGCCCGTGTTTTCAAAATATAGTGCTCCTTTTACGATAAGCAGCAGTAGTACAATACAGGCTTATGTCTTACGAGGGGATGATAAAAGCCATACGGTAACAGCTTCTTATTATAAAAAGCCCAATGACTATGGAATTACATTACAGTCCGTGTATAACCCTCAATACCATGCCGGTGGGCCTGATGGGCTCATTGATGGCATCAGGGGGGATGAGAACTGGCGAAAAGGAGATTGGCAAGGCTATCAGGGGCAGGATTTCGAAGCGATAATCGATAGGAAGAAAGCCACAAAAATTTCTCATTTTTCTGCGCGTTTCCTACAGGATTCCAGAGCGTGGATCGTAATGCCTACGAAAGTAGAATACTATGGATCGGATGATGGGATACATTTTAAACTGTTACAGACTATTGTCAATAAACTACCCATTAGAGAGGAACGGACGACTATTGTAGATTTTGAGGCTACAGTTCCGGAAACGACAGCTCGGTATATTAAAGTGAAAGCCTATAATTATGGGCAGCTTCCAGAATGGCACCAGGGTTTTGGAGGAAATGCTTTTATCTTTATAGATGAAATTACAATTCGATAA